A window of Dorea formicigenerans contains these coding sequences:
- the rsmH gene encoding 16S rRNA (cytosine(1402)-N(4))-methyltransferase RsmH: MEFKHKSVLLNETIDGLNIKPDGIYVDGTLGGGGHAYEVCRRLGEKGSIVGIDQDAAAIEAASARLKDFGEKVTIVRSNYCDMKSKLHELGIDKVDGIVLDLGVSSYQLDTAERGFSYREDAPLDMRMDTRQKMTARDIVNDYTEADLYRVIRDYGEDKFAKNIAKHIVQARAVKPVETTAELSEIIRASIPMKFQKKSGHPAKRTFQAIRIELNRELDVLRDSLDDMIDLLNPGGRLCIITFHSLEDRIVKSAFRKNENPCTCPPDFPVCVCGKKSKGSIITKKPILPSEEELEYNSRSKSAKLRIFEHC, encoded by the coding sequence ATGGAATTCAAACACAAATCAGTATTACTAAATGAGACAATTGACGGACTGAACATTAAGCCGGACGGAATCTATGTAGATGGAACGCTCGGTGGAGGCGGACATGCATACGAAGTGTGCAGACGTCTCGGAGAAAAGGGGAGTATTGTAGGAATAGACCAGGACGCTGCAGCAATCGAGGCTGCAAGTGCCCGATTAAAAGACTTCGGGGAGAAGGTTACAATAGTCCGGAGCAACTATTGTGATATGAAGTCAAAGCTCCATGAACTGGGAATTGACAAAGTAGATGGGATCGTGCTTGATCTGGGCGTATCATCATATCAGCTTGATACGGCAGAACGGGGATTCTCCTATCGGGAAGATGCACCTCTGGACATGAGAATGGATACACGTCAGAAGATGACGGCCAGAGACATCGTCAATGACTACACAGAAGCAGATCTTTACCGAGTGATTCGCGATTACGGGGAGGACAAGTTCGCGAAGAACATAGCCAAGCACATTGTGCAGGCACGCGCGGTGAAGCCTGTAGAGACGACAGCGGAATTGTCGGAGATTATCCGTGCATCAATTCCTATGAAGTTTCAGAAAAAGTCTGGACATCCTGCAAAGAGGACGTTTCAGGCAATACGCATCGAGTTGAACAGAGAACTTGATGTGTTACGCGATTCGCTGGACGATATGATCGATCTGCTGAATCCGGGTGGGAGATTATGCATTATTACATTTCATTCGTTGGAGGACCGTATTGTGAAGAGTGCGTTCCGAAAGAATGAAAATCCATGTACCTGTCCACCGGACTTTCCGGTTTGCGTATGTGGAAAAAAATCAAAAGGGAGTATTATAACAAAGAAGCCGATTCTGCCAAGTGAAGAGGAACTTGAGTACAACAGCAGATCTAAGAGTGCGAAGCTTCGTATTTTTGAACATTGCTAA
- a CDS encoding peptidoglycan D,D-transpeptidase FtsI family protein yields the protein MARRPRKNKFRKKFTKLMQKKLVLLFAGIVLAFALLVGRITYINAFNGDKYSKIVLDQQQYQSRTIPFKRGDIVDRNGTKLATSQRVYNVILDAKVMNSDEKYVDPTIQVLADCFGLDKSDVEDQVEENPNSRYLIMKKGVSYEKAQEFEKIDEDDENYPNVNGIWLEEDYVRTYPYNTLASDVIGFTVSGNVGSNGIEASYNSILNGTDGREYGYLSEDSSYEKTVKEAQNGDTVVSTIDLQVQSVVEKYITQFNEKNRSGTTLGSKNTAVMVMNPQNGEILAEATYPNYDLNNPRDLTKLHTEEELAALSDEEKVKELNSLWNNFCISSGYEPGSTFKPFTISEGLDLGVLTGDESYVCNGVLHVGDHDIHCSNRDGHGTQSLKVALENSCNVALMQIGSAIGKEQFVRYQQLFGFGQSTGIDLPGEAAGLLYSLEDMDSSTLATNAFGQNFNVTMTQLAASFCSLINGGNYYEPHVVKQIQDENGNVTENKDPVLVRHTISKETSDIIKDYMLGVVEEGTAKTAAVEGYDVGGKTGTAEKLPRGNGKYLVSFIGYAPQENPQVMVYVVIDEPNVDNQANSKLATTMASQIMTEILPYLGVEKSADAKAADAKSSDSSASSDSSGDTPDDMATESGDGE from the coding sequence ATGGCAAGAAGACCAAGAAAAAACAAATTTCGAAAAAAATTTACAAAACTTATGCAAAAAAAGCTAGTATTACTCTTCGCGGGGATTGTACTGGCTTTTGCTTTATTGGTAGGAAGAATTACTTATATCAATGCTTTTAATGGGGATAAATATTCTAAAATCGTGCTGGATCAGCAACAGTATCAGAGTAGAACGATTCCATTTAAACGAGGTGATATTGTAGACCGGAATGGCACGAAGCTTGCAACAAGCCAGCGGGTATACAATGTGATTCTGGATGCAAAGGTCATGAACAGTGATGAAAAATATGTTGACCCGACAATTCAGGTGTTGGCAGACTGTTTTGGACTTGATAAAAGTGACGTGGAAGATCAAGTGGAGGAGAATCCGAACAGCCGTTATCTGATTATGAAAAAGGGTGTCAGTTATGAAAAAGCTCAGGAGTTCGAAAAGATAGATGAGGATGATGAGAATTATCCGAATGTCAATGGAATCTGGCTGGAAGAGGATTATGTGAGAACATATCCGTATAATACACTGGCCAGTGATGTGATTGGCTTTACCGTGTCTGGAAATGTGGGAAGTAATGGAATCGAGGCTTCTTATAATTCCATTTTAAATGGTACAGATGGCAGAGAATATGGATATCTGAGCGAAGATTCATCTTATGAAAAGACAGTGAAGGAAGCCCAGAACGGAGATACGGTTGTGTCAACAATTGATCTTCAGGTACAGAGTGTAGTGGAAAAATATATTACACAGTTCAACGAGAAGAACCGTTCCGGTACGACACTTGGAAGTAAGAATACGGCAGTTATGGTTATGAATCCGCAAAATGGAGAGATTCTTGCAGAGGCAACTTATCCGAATTATGATCTCAACAATCCACGTGATCTGACAAAACTACACACAGAAGAAGAACTGGCAGCACTGTCTGATGAGGAGAAAGTCAAAGAACTGAATTCACTTTGGAATAATTTCTGCATCAGCAGTGGATATGAGCCAGGTTCCACATTTAAACCGTTTACCATATCGGAAGGTCTGGATCTTGGAGTGCTGACCGGAGATGAAAGTTATGTCTGCAATGGTGTTCTTCACGTAGGAGACCATGATATTCACTGTAGTAACCGTGATGGACATGGAACACAGTCATTAAAAGTAGCTTTGGAAAATTCCTGTAATGTTGCACTGATGCAGATCGGTTCAGCAATAGGAAAAGAGCAGTTTGTAAGATATCAGCAGTTGTTTGGATTTGGACAGTCTACTGGAATTGATCTTCCGGGAGAAGCAGCAGGACTTTTATACTCACTAGAGGATATGGATTCCTCTACGCTGGCTACCAACGCGTTTGGACAGAACTTTAATGTTACAATGACTCAGCTTGCAGCATCGTTTTGTTCACTGATCAACGGCGGAAATTACTATGAGCCACATGTGGTAAAGCAGATTCAGGATGAAAATGGAAATGTGACGGAAAATAAAGATCCGGTTCTTGTAAGACATACCATTTCTAAGGAGACGAGTGATATTATCAAAGATTATATGCTTGGAGTTGTGGAAGAAGGAACAGCTAAGACTGCGGCAGTAGAAGGTTATGACGTTGGAGGTAAGACTGGAACTGCGGAAAAACTGCCAAGAGGAAATGGAAAGTATCTAGTCTCTTTTATTGGATATGCACCACAGGAAAATCCACAGGTCATGGTCTACGTTGTGATTGACGAGCCAAATGTGGATAATCAGGCAAACAGTAAACTGGCAACGACAATGGCATCTCAGATTATGACAGAGATATTGCCGTATCTCGGAGTAGAAAAATCTGCAGATGCTAAGGCAGCAGATGCAAAATCATCTGATAGCAGTGCGAGCAGTGACAGCAGTGGTGATACACCAGATGACATGGCAACAGAGTCCGGTGACGGAGAATAG
- a CDS encoding peptidoglycan D,D-transpeptidase FtsI family protein produces the protein MRNKTYNKRKIMIVFLAALLMILGLIGRMVYLMVFDAEYYQKKAEDLHERERKIKAARGEIIDTNGTVLATNRTVCTISVIHSQIKEPEVVIKKLSKCLGMEEAEVRKRVEKVSSMERIKTNVDKETGDKIREMELAGVKVDEDFKRYYPYNELASKVIGFTGGDNQGIIGLEVRYEDYLKGSNGRILTTTDARGIELEGVAEDRVEPVAGKTLQISMDYNIQMYAQQMAEKVMEEKQADKVAILLMNPQNGEILAMVNVPEFDLNEPFTLNQDQEISEKSKEDLNQMWRNGCINDTYEPGSTFKIITASACLEERVVSLSDTFSCPGYRIVEDRKIRCHKVGGHGAETFVQGIQNSCNPVFIDIGLRLGTGRFCDYFEQFGLLGKTGVDLPGEAATIMHKEENIGQVELATMSFGQSFQVTPIQMAATVSALVNGGKRVTPHFGVRILDKDKETVRELKYDDGKQIVSEETSRTMQALLESVVSEGSGKNAKIEGYHIGGKTATSQTLPRSANKYISSFIGFAPAANPQILGMCVIYNPQGVYYGGTIAAPVIRDIFDNIFPYLGIEKDVEMQYTN, from the coding sequence TTGAGAAATAAAACATATAATAAAAGGAAAATTATGATTGTGTTTTTAGCGGCACTTTTGATGATTTTGGGTCTGATAGGACGAATGGTCTATCTGATGGTTTTTGATGCGGAGTATTATCAGAAAAAGGCGGAAGATCTTCACGAGCGGGAACGAAAGATTAAGGCAGCCAGAGGAGAAATTATCGATACGAATGGTACAGTGCTGGCAACAAACCGGACGGTGTGTACAATTTCGGTCATACATAGCCAGATTAAGGAACCAGAGGTGGTGATAAAAAAACTGAGCAAATGTCTGGGCATGGAGGAAGCGGAAGTTAGAAAGCGGGTGGAGAAGGTGTCTTCCATGGAACGGATTAAGACGAATGTTGATAAGGAGACAGGGGATAAGATACGGGAAATGGAACTTGCCGGAGTGAAAGTGGATGAAGATTTTAAACGGTACTATCCGTATAATGAGCTTGCTTCGAAGGTGATTGGATTTACCGGTGGTGATAATCAGGGAATCATTGGACTGGAAGTGAGATACGAAGATTACCTAAAGGGGAGTAACGGCAGGATTCTGACAACGACAGATGCAAGAGGTATTGAACTGGAGGGTGTAGCTGAAGACCGGGTAGAACCGGTGGCAGGCAAGACACTTCAAATCAGTATGGACTATAATATTCAGATGTACGCCCAACAGATGGCAGAAAAAGTCATGGAAGAAAAACAGGCGGATAAGGTTGCGATTCTTCTTATGAATCCACAAAACGGAGAAATCCTTGCCATGGTAAATGTACCGGAATTTGATCTGAACGAACCATTTACGTTGAATCAGGATCAGGAAATTTCAGAAAAATCAAAAGAAGATTTGAATCAGATGTGGAGAAATGGATGCATCAATGATACATATGAGCCGGGTTCCACTTTTAAAATTATTACAGCGTCAGCCTGTCTGGAAGAAAGGGTGGTATCTCTTTCAGATACATTTTCCTGTCCGGGCTACCGGATCGTGGAAGACCGGAAAATCCGGTGTCACAAAGTAGGGGGACATGGAGCTGAAACATTTGTACAAGGGATACAGAATTCCTGTAATCCGGTATTTATTGACATTGGACTGAGATTGGGAACAGGACGATTCTGTGATTATTTTGAACAGTTCGGGCTTCTTGGGAAGACGGGAGTAGATCTTCCGGGGGAAGCAGCAACGATTATGCATAAGGAAGAAAATATTGGTCAGGTGGAGCTTGCGACCATGAGTTTCGGTCAGTCCTTTCAAGTGACACCGATTCAGATGGCAGCGACCGTGAGTGCTCTGGTCAATGGGGGAAAGCGCGTGACACCACATTTTGGAGTCCGGATACTGGACAAAGATAAAGAGACAGTACGGGAATTAAAATATGACGATGGAAAGCAAATCGTGTCGGAAGAAACTTCCAGGACAATGCAGGCATTGCTGGAAAGTGTTGTGTCAGAGGGATCCGGGAAAAATGCAAAGATCGAAGGATACCATATTGGTGGAAAGACAGCTACGTCTCAGACACTTCCAAGAAGTGCGAATAAGTATATTTCTTCTTTTATAGGGTTTGCACCGGCTGCCAATCCGCAGATTCTCGGCATGTGTGTCATTTATAACCCACAGGGTGTATACTACGGGGGGACCATCGCAGCTCCGGTGATCCGGGATATATTTGACAACATATTCCCGTATCTTGGCATTGAAAAAGACGTCGAAATGCAGTATACTAACTAA
- the mraY gene encoding phospho-N-acetylmuramoyl-pentapeptide-transferase, with translation MDYTIFLPVIIAFALSAVMGPLIIPVLRRLKMDQTEREDGVKSHLKKAGTPTMGGVMILLSVVITSVFYIKDYPKIIPILFLTLGFGLIGFLDDYLKVVMKRSDGLYPKQKMALQIVVTAIFAFYMVKYSGVSLAMLIPFSGGKYLDIGWLAIPLMFFVVIGTVNGTNFTDGLDGLASSVTVLVATFFTVVAVGTKSGIEPITCAVVGALLGFLLFNVYPASVFMGDTGSLALGGFVASAAYMLQMPIFIVIVGLIYLVEVLSVMIQVTYFKKTGGKRFFKMAPIHHHFELCGWSETRVVAVFSIITALLCLIALMAM, from the coding sequence ATGGATTATACGATATTTTTACCGGTGATTATTGCATTTGCACTGAGTGCGGTTATGGGGCCTTTGATCATTCCGGTGCTGAGAAGACTGAAAATGGATCAGACAGAACGCGAGGATGGTGTGAAGTCTCATTTGAAAAAAGCAGGAACTCCGACTATGGGAGGAGTTATGATCCTGCTTAGTGTTGTGATCACATCCGTATTTTATATTAAAGACTATCCGAAGATTATCCCAATCTTGTTTCTGACACTTGGATTCGGTCTGATTGGATTTTTAGACGATTATCTGAAAGTTGTTATGAAACGTTCTGATGGTTTATATCCAAAGCAGAAAATGGCACTTCAGATTGTAGTGACAGCAATTTTTGCGTTTTATATGGTAAAGTACAGTGGAGTTTCTCTTGCAATGCTGATTCCGTTCTCTGGTGGAAAGTATCTGGATATCGGCTGGCTTGCGATTCCTTTGATGTTCTTTGTCGTGATTGGTACTGTTAACGGAACAAATTTTACAGATGGTCTGGATGGTCTTGCTTCAAGCGTGACTGTTCTGGTAGCAACATTTTTTACAGTTGTTGCAGTTGGAACAAAGAGTGGAATTGAGCCGATTACATGTGCAGTTGTAGGTGCATTGCTTGGGTTTTTATTGTTTAATGTGTATCCGGCAAGTGTGTTTATGGGAGATACAGGATCTCTGGCACTGGGCGGTTTTGTTGCGTCCGCAGCTTATATGCTCCAGATGCCGATTTTTATTGTGATTGTCGGACTCATTTATCTGGTAGAAGTATTATCTGTTATGATTCAGGTAACTTACTTTAAAAAGACAGGTGGAAAGAGATTTTTCAAAATGGCTCCGATTCATCATCATTTTGAATTATGTGGCTGGTCAGAAACAAGAGTCGTCGCTGTATTTTCCATTATTACAGCACTTCTGTGCCTGATCGCACTGATGGCCATGTAA
- the murD gene encoding UDP-N-acetylmuramoyl-L-alanine--D-glutamate ligase, protein MVVAGKKVLVFGSGISGIGAVKLLEENGADVVLYDGNEKLTEADVRAKLQEGSKARIIIGAFPEELPNTLDLVILSPGVPTDLPIILKMKEKEIPVIGEVELAYTFGKGDVLAITGTNGKTTTTTLLGEIMKAYQDDVFVVGNIGNPYTVAADLMTEHSIAVAEMSSFQLESIVAFRPNVSAILNYTPDHLNRHHTMEAYIAAKENIARNQTEDDYCVLNYEEPVMRKFAETLKCHVLFFSSQHKLEKGIYLDNDKIIYKNPDEVEVCHVDELQILGTHNYENVMAAVCMAAVYGVPMETIRKAILAFKGVAHRIEYVAEKNGVVYYNDSKGTNPDAAIKAIQAMRRPTILLGGGYDKDSEYTEWINSFDGKVKKLILMGATKEKIARDCEKCDFHDYVYVDTFEEAMNLAVEMAEPGDAVLLSPACASWGMFPNYEVRGDKFKEIVNSL, encoded by the coding sequence ATGGTAGTAGCAGGAAAGAAAGTGCTGGTATTCGGTTCTGGAATCAGTGGAATCGGGGCAGTGAAATTACTGGAAGAAAATGGAGCGGATGTGGTGCTCTATGACGGAAATGAAAAACTGACTGAAGCAGACGTGCGCGCAAAGCTTCAGGAAGGAAGCAAAGCCCGGATCATAATCGGTGCTTTTCCAGAGGAACTTCCAAATACGCTGGATCTGGTGATCTTAAGTCCGGGTGTACCGACAGATCTTCCGATTATTTTAAAGATGAAAGAAAAAGAGATTCCGGTTATCGGAGAAGTGGAACTTGCATATACATTTGGTAAGGGAGACGTACTTGCAATTACTGGAACGAATGGCAAGACGACAACAACAACACTTCTCGGTGAGATCATGAAGGCTTACCAGGATGATGTGTTCGTAGTTGGAAATATCGGGAATCCGTATACTGTTGCAGCAGATCTTATGACAGAGCATTCCATTGCCGTGGCAGAGATGAGTAGTTTTCAGCTAGAGAGTATCGTGGCATTCCGCCCAAACGTAAGTGCGATCCTGAATTATACACCGGATCATTTGAACCGGCATCATACGATGGAAGCTTATATTGCTGCTAAGGAGAACATTGCAAGAAATCAGACAGAAGACGATTATTGTGTTCTGAACTATGAAGAGCCGGTTATGCGTAAATTCGCAGAGACATTAAAGTGTCATGTTCTGTTCTTCAGCAGTCAGCATAAGCTGGAAAAAGGTATTTATCTGGATAACGATAAAATTATTTACAAGAATCCGGATGAAGTCGAAGTCTGCCATGTTGACGAACTTCAGATTTTAGGAACGCACAATTATGAAAATGTTATGGCAGCTGTATGCATGGCAGCTGTTTATGGCGTTCCGATGGAGACGATCAGGAAGGCAATTCTTGCATTTAAAGGAGTTGCACATCGTATAGAATATGTGGCTGAGAAAAACGGAGTTGTTTATTACAATGATTCTAAAGGAACGAATCCGGATGCCGCGATTAAGGCAATCCAGGCAATGCGCCGGCCGACAATCCTGTTAGGCGGGGGATACGACAAGGATTCTGAGTATACAGAGTGGATTAACAGTTTTGATGGAAAAGTCAAGAAACTGATCCTGATGGGGGCGACAAAAGAAAAGATTGCGAGAGACTGTGAAAAATGTGATTTTCATGATTATGTGTATGTGGACACATTTGAAGAAGCTATGAATCTTGCAGTGGAGATGGCAGAGCCAGGAGATGCAGTGCTTCTGTCTCCGGCGTGTGCAAGCTGGGGCATGTTCCCGAATTATGAAGTACGTGGAGATAAATTTAAAGAGATTGTAAATTCCTTATAA